A single genomic interval of Juglans regia cultivar Chandler chromosome 1, Walnut 2.0, whole genome shotgun sequence harbors:
- the LOC109006887 gene encoding uncharacterized protein LOC109006887, whose product MSKEHPPEPLDFFIWTVEDVGLWLEEINLGSYRQIFKENGVNGEYLEGMSMFTTEQILRFIRRCHMKWGDFITLCKELRRIKVACLKGEQKVRRPWWAPSCLSVFFVKVAKHNRKSRVVSLKLEP is encoded by the exons ATGAGCAAAGAACACCCACCTGAGCCTCTGGATTTCTTCATTTGGACTGTTGAg GATGTTGGTTTGTGGTTGGAAGAGATAAATCTTGGTAGTTACCGGcagatttttaaagaaaatggtgtCAACGGAGAATACCTGGAAGGCATGTCCATGTTTACTACTGAGCAGATTCTACGGTTTATAAGACGATGCCACATGAAATGGGGAGACTTCATCACTCTGTGCAAGGAGCTCAGGCGGATtaaag TGGCTTGCCTGAAAGGGGAACAAAAGGTCCGCCGGCCATGGTGGGCTCCATCTTGCCTCTCGGTATTCTTTGTCAAGGTGGCAAAACACAACAGAAAGTCACGAGTTGTTTCCTTGAAGCTGGAACCGTGA